From the genome of Malus sylvestris chromosome 6, drMalSylv7.2, whole genome shotgun sequence, one region includes:
- the LOC126625658 gene encoding 14 kDa proline-rich protein DC2.15-like, protein MASKTTSSLALFLALNLFFFALVSSCGTCPNPNPKPRPKPNPTPKPSPSTGTSCPRDTLKLGVCANVLNGLLNITIGKPPVEPCCSLIQGLADLEAAVCLCTAIKANILGINLNIPISLSLLLNVCGNKVPKGFQCA, encoded by the coding sequence ATGGCATCCAAAACAACTTCCTCGCTTGCTCTCTTCCTTGCActcaatctcttcttctttgcCCTGGTCAGTTCTTGTGGCACATGCCCCAACCCTAATCCAAAACCAAGGCCAAAGCCAAATCCGACGCCAAAACCTAGCCCTTCAACCGGCACCAGCTGCCCTAGAGATACCCTCAAATTAGGGGTTTGTGCTAATGTCCTCAATGGGTTACTTAACATCACCATTGGCAAACCTCCCGTAGAACCTTGCTGCTCTCTCATCCAAGGGCTCGCTGACCTTGAGGCTGCTGTGTGCCTTTGCACTGCCATCAAAGCCAACATTTTGGGTATCAACCTCAACATTCCAATTTCTCTCAGCTTGCTTCTTAATGTTTGTGGAAATAAGGTTCCCAAAGGTTTCCAATGTGCCTAA